One Candidatus Palauibacter australiensis genomic window, ATGCAGCACTACAACTATCAGCGCAGGGCCTGTCACCCGGGCAGCCAGGGCCAATGGATCTTCAAGATGCCGACCCATCTAATGGAACTGGGCGCCCTGCTTGAGGCATATCCCGACGCCCTGTTCATTCAGACGCATCGCGAACCCGTCGAATTCATGGGGTCCTGGTGCAGTCTGGTGGAGCGCTTCCGGTCGGAAATCAGCGAGCCGCGCCCCCGCAAGGAGCTCGGTACCGAACAACTGAGAGCGATGAGTCGCATGCTTGACCGCGCGGTTGAGTTTCGGCGGTCGCACCCCGAACTGGAGCACCGCTGGCACGATGTGAGCTTCTACGATCTGGTCCGCGACCCCATTGCAGTTGTGGTCGGCATCTATCGTCGGTTCGGTTGGTCGATGGAGTCCGAGTCGATTGAGGCGATGAAAGCCTGGTTCTGGAAGCAGCGGGAGCAACGGCGCGTAGAGAAGCGGCACAAGTACGATCTCGCGGACCACGGCTTGACGCGCGAAATGATCGACGAGGCGTTCGCGAGCTATCGCGATTTCCTGTCGGGCAGCGGCCGCCGGGCTTCGCTTTTGTGACACCCCGCCGCCGGTGGCCACCGCACGGGCCGGTGCTCGTCACGGGTGCGAACGGCTACGTCGCATCGTGGCTTGTGAAGCGGCTTCTGGAACAGGGCTTCGACGTCCACGGGACCGTGCGCGATCCCCGGGATCCCGCAAAAACCGGTCACCTGCGAGCGATGGCCCGGGACCTTCCCGGAACGCTGTCCCTGTTCCGCGCCGACCTCCTGGATCCCGAAGGGTTCGACGGGGCGATGGCGGGCTGCCCGCTCGTCTTCCACACAGCCTCCCCGCTCATCGTGCGCGACGTCGACGATCCGGCGCGCGATCTCATCGAACCCGCGACACGCGGCACGCGCCACGTACTGGAGGCCGCCGACCGGACAGACGCGGTCCAGCGCGTGGTGCTGACTTCCAGCATCGTGGCGATCTATGGAGATGCGGCCGACCTGGAGCAGATCGAGGCGGACCGGTTCGACGAGAGCCACTGGAACACCACCAGCCACGAAGGCCACCAGCCCTATTCCTACTCCAAGACCCTGTCCGAGCGGCTGGCCTGGCAAATGGCGGAGGAACAGGCCCGGTGGGACCTGGTGGTCGTCAATCCCGGGCTGGTTCTCGGACCCGGCCTCAGCCGAAACACGAACGCCGAGGGGGTCCTGATCATGCGCGATCTGGGAAGCGGCGCCCATCGCGTCGGCGCGCCCGAACTGGAGTTCGCCATCGTCGATGTCCGAGATGTCGCGGAGGGTCACCTGCAGGCGGGCCTCATCCCGGAGGCGGAGGGACGTCACATCCTGGTCAGCGAAACGCGCAGCCTGATCGAAATCGCCGCGACCTTGCGGGATTGCTTCGGCGACAGCTTCCCTCTGCCCCGGCGCACAGTGCCCAATCCGATGGCCATCGGATACGCGCCCCTGGGGGGGATCCCCCGCGCCGTGGCGAAGCGCAACGTGGGGTATCCCCTGAGGTTCGAGAACGCCCGCGCCAGGACCCGTCTCGGCATCACCTTCCGTCCCGTCGAGGAGACCGTCACGAGTCACTTCCAGCAACTGCTGAACGACGGTCTCGTCTCCTCGCCCCGGCGATCGGGTTCCGCCGCGCGAGGTCGAGGCTAGCGCGTCAGTCGCCGACCCACACGGTCTTCACGTTCACGAACTCGCGGATCGCGTGGGGGCCGAGTTCCCGCCCGTAGCCCGAGCGTTTGACGCCGCCGAAGGGGACGCGGGGATCCGAGGCGGACATCCCGTTGATGAAGACGCCGCCGGCCTCCAGGTCGCGGACGGCCCGGGCCCGTTCCTCGGGATCGTTCGTCCAGATGGCGGAGCAGAGGCCGAACTCCGTCGCGTTCGCCCGCTCGATGGCCTCGTCCATGTCGGCGACCGGGAAGATGCTGGCGACCGGGCCGAAGATCTCGTCATCCGTGGCCGGGGAGCCGTCCGGGACGTCGGTG contains:
- a CDS encoding sulfotransferase yields the protein MQHYNYQRRACHPGSQGQWIFKMPTHLMELGALLEAYPDALFIQTHREPVEFMGSWCSLVERFRSEISEPRPRKELGTEQLRAMSRMLDRAVEFRRSHPELEHRWHDVSFYDLVRDPIAVVVGIYRRFGWSMESESIEAMKAWFWKQREQRRVEKRHKYDLADHGLTREMIDEAFASYRDFLSGSGRRASLL
- a CDS encoding NAD-dependent epimerase/dehydratase family protein: MTPRRRWPPHGPVLVTGANGYVASWLVKRLLEQGFDVHGTVRDPRDPAKTGHLRAMARDLPGTLSLFRADLLDPEGFDGAMAGCPLVFHTASPLIVRDVDDPARDLIEPATRGTRHVLEAADRTDAVQRVVLTSSIVAIYGDAADLEQIEADRFDESHWNTTSHEGHQPYSYSKTLSERLAWQMAEEQARWDLVVVNPGLVLGPGLSRNTNAEGVLIMRDLGSGAHRVGAPELEFAIVDVRDVAEGHLQAGLIPEAEGRHILVSETRSLIEIAATLRDCFGDSFPLPRRTVPNPMAIGYAPLGGIPRAVAKRNVGYPLRFENARARTRLGITFRPVEETVTSHFQQLLNDGLVSSPRRSGSAARGRG